Proteins encoded in a region of the Poecilia reticulata strain Guanapo linkage group LG14, Guppy_female_1.0+MT, whole genome shotgun sequence genome:
- the LOC103475786 gene encoding insulin receptor substrate 1-B — protein MESQAVEPQNYEDVQKSGYLRKHKSMHRRFFVLRAASEHGPARLEYYENEKKFRSKSPVPKKVLNLETCFNINKRADSKNKHMIVLYTRSESFAIAADSEEVQNEWYQAMLDLQCNCKTPEDYGSSGECSSPSPIPTFKEVWQVKVWPKGLGHARNLVGIYRLCLTDKTVNFVKLNSDVAAVVLQLMNVRRCGHSENFFFIEVGRSAITGPGEFWMQVDDSVVAQNMHETLLEAMKALSEEFRQRSKSQSVGTSCGGGTASNPISVPSRRHHPNLPPSQVGFSRRARTETPGTGGSSTSTSPTSRHGFPRARTASIGARSEEGGASARGTWASSSPSLNGSCSTTPTLRPKPTRAPTPAKITLSLARYTPNPAPSPAPSLSSSSGHGSECGLVGSVVGGMSICSYARVSQRVSVSGSPSDYGSSDEYGSSPGEHSLLIPSLSGHHAHGEGSSSYIVMGQREGLLGSHHHPKGRRILRRSSSRESEAERRLLSKRASLPLASHERLTPHRKDEDDDDEEEYAIMSQSANRERADLHQGSGNPAVQGGQLDAVGKNRKKADKSRGHGDRGAAVDSGYMSMLPGVTSPPVSLSLSMGMYDASAKPGADDEYMAMTPNNSVSPPQHIRQPTSEGYMVMSPNSSSSTDLHGLGIWESRASMESRAASDYMNISPVSSRSACSTPPSHPEQHQLQPKMFNSYFSLPRAYQHTLYSRFEEDLNKGEEKKDSSGHESAGRGGRTGYSKRNKIAVGSAGGCQLSMSSSSFSSSSASSESLEDKSTSGGRGLSLLRTGAEYKSAGTSTKDGRHHQKRASSSKSPKQQRRGRPLSVSSDIAKANTLPRVKENLPPLGSQNVGDYVSIVFKEDGASDKERSGGSRHRPPIIHGTLRPINQPLLCHDNPANLPRSFSAPLSTCAEYVNMDLGKSSTPLTHVRSTFSTLQDPPTASPKARHEHSSPSPLVAECSAGYRTKIKMATGPTDVPFMDSKISNSSNLARPAIHSGQALSREQEASLGSSPVKSFQSPDKSGRLVRGDQQGHLSHRSETFSSPPSLPPYASSSTSLFPEGSQAASHRQGLDCSLWENGQTAGLSATPPPQASTTSTEQGLNYIDLDLAMKESPQAGAERTSPVYNVGASTSAGSSLNTYASIDFYKSEELRMNQSSRKEGQDC, from the exons GTAAAACTCCAGAAGACTATGGCAGCAGTGGAGAGTGTAGCTCTCCATCTCCCATCCCAACTTTTAAGGAGGTATGGCAAGTCAAGGTTTGGCCTAAAGGTCTTGGACATGCCAGGAACTTGGTGGGCATCTATCGGCTGTGCCTAACTGATAAGACAGTCAACTTTGTCAAACTCAACTCGGATGTGGCCGCTGTGGTGTTGCAGCTGATGAATGTCCGCAGGTGTGGCCATTCAGAGAACTTCTTCTTCATCGAGGTGGGACGCTCAGCCATCACAGGCCCTGGAGAGTTCTGGATGCAAGTGGACGACTCCGTTGTGGCTCAAAACATGCACGAGACTCTGCTGGAGGCGATGAAAGCCCTGAGTGAGGAGTTCCGTCAGCGCAGCAAGTCTCAGTCTGTGGGAACTTCCTGTGGTGGCGGCACTGCTTCAAACCCCATTAGTGTCCCGAGTCGGCGTCATCACCCAAACCTGCCACCAAGCCAGGTGGGCTTCTCCAGACGAGCACGCACTGAGACCCCAGGAACAGGTGGCAGCAGCACAAGCACATCACCCACGTCACGTCATGGTTTTCCAAGGGCACGAACAGCCAGCATCGGAGCCAGGTCGGAGGAGGGAGGAGCGAGTGCCAGAGGGACGTGGGCCAGTTCCAGCCCGAGCCTGAATGGATCCTGCTCTACTACTCCAACGCTTAGGCCCAAACCCACAAGGGCTCCAACACCTGCTAAGATTACCTTAAGCCTTGCACGTTACACACCTAACCCTGCTCCCTCTCCCGCACCAAGCCTATCCTCCAGTTCAGGTCACGGGTCAGAGTGTGGCCTGGTTGGGTCCGTAGTGGGAGGCATGTCGATTTGCTCCTACGCTCGCGTTTCTCAAAGAGTTTCTGTTTCAGGTTCACCGAGTGACTACGGGTCCTCGGATGAGTATGGCTCCAGTCCTGGTGAACACTCTCTGCTCATACCAAGTCTATCAGGACATCATGCACATGGAGAGGGCTCCTCCAGCTATATAGTAATGGGACAACGAGAGGGTCTGCTTGGTTCCCATCATCATCCAAAAGGTAGACGGATTCTGCGACGCTCATCAAGTCGAGAGTCTGAGGCCGAGCGAAGGCTGCTGAGCAAGAGGGCGTCCCTGCCTTTGGCATCCCATGAAAGACTAACCCCGCacagaaaagatgaagatgatgacgATGAGGAAGAGTATGCCATCATGTCACAGAGTGCTAATAGAGAGAGGGCGGATCTGCATCAAGGCTCAGGGAATCCAGCAGTACAGGGTGGGCAGCTTGACGCAGTAGGGAAGAACAGGAAGAAGGCTGACAAAAGCAGGGGACATGGGGACAGAGGAGCAGCTGTAGACAGTGGCTACATGTCAATGTTACCTGGGGTGACATCTCCACCTGTTTCACTATCTCTTTCAATGGGTATGTACGACGCCAGTGCTAAACCTGGGGCAGATGACGAGTACATGGCCATGACCCCCAACAACAGCGTGTCCCCTCCTCAGCACATCCGCCAACCCACCTCAGAGGGCTACATGGTCATGTCTcctaacagcagcagctccacagaCCTGCACGGACTGGGCATATGGGAGAGCAGAGCCAGCATGGAGAGCCGGGCAGCCAGTGACTACATGAACATTTCCCCTGTCAGCAGTCGCTCTGCCTGCAGCACACCGCCTTCACACCCTGAGCAGCACCAGCTGCAACCAAAAATGTTCAATTCATACTTCTCCCTGCCACGAGCCTATCAGCATACCCTGTATAGTCGCTTTGAGGAGGACTTGAACaagggggaagaaaagaaagacagcaGTGGGCATGAAAGTGCTGGTAGGGGAGGGAGAACAGGGtacagcaaaagaaacaaaattgcaGTGGGCTCTGCAGGAGGCTGCCAGCTCTCcatgtcttcctcttctttctcctccagctctgctAGCAGTGAAAGCCTTGAAGATAAGTCAACATCTGGTGGGCGGGGGCTAAGTTTATTAAGAACTGGGGCGGAATACAAAAGTGCAGGAACATCCACAAAGGATGGACGTCACCACCAAAAGCGCGCATCCAGTAGTAAAAGCCCAAAGCAACAGAGGAGGGGGCGTCCTTTGAGCGTATCTTCAGACATTGCTAAAGCGAACACCTTGCCAAGGGTTAAGGAGAATCTACCACCATTGGGATCCCAGAATGTTGGGGACTATGTAAGTATTGTCTTTAAGGAAGATGGTGCATCCGATAAAGAACGAAGTGGAGGGTCTCGTCACAGACCGCCTATAATCCATGGAACTCTTCGGCCCATAAACCAGCCGCTCCTCTGTCATGATAACCCTGCTAACCTTCCCCGCAGCTTCTCGGCACCACTCTCCACCTGCGCTGAGTATGTCAACATGGATTTAGGGAAATCCTCCACACCCCTGACTCATGTTAGGTCCACATTCAGCACCCTGCAGGACCCACCGACAGCTTCCCCCAAGGCCCGGCATGAACACAGCTCGCCCTCTCCACTGGTAGCAGAGTGCAGCGCAGGgtacagaacaaaaataaagatggcaACAGGGCCGACGGACGTTCCATTCATGGACAGCAAAATTTCCAATTCGAGCAACTTAGCAAGACCTGCCATCCACTCTGGTCAAGCACTATCTAGAGAGCAGGAGGCAAGTTTGGGTTCTTCCCCGGTCAAGTCCTTCCAGTCGCCTGATAAGAGCGGCAGACTGGTCCGAGGTGATCAACAGGGACACCTGAGCCACCGGTCAGAGACGTTTAGCTCACCGCCATCTTTGCCACCATACGCATCTTCTTCTACCTCCCTCTTCCCCGAGGGCAGCCAGGCAGCGAGTCATCGGCAGGGTTTGGACTGCTCACTGTGGGAGAATGGCCAGACTGCTGGTTTGTCTGCCACGCCTCCACCCCAAGCCTCCACCACATCCACTGAACAAGGCCTTAACTACATAGACCTTGACTTAGCCATGAAGGAGAGCCCTCAAGCTGGAGCAGAGCGCACCTCTCCTGTCTACAACGTCGGAGCGAGTACCAGTGCCGGCTCTTCCCTCAACACTTACGCCAGTATTGATTTCTACAAATCGGAGGAACTACGAATGAACCAGAGCAGTAGGAAGGAGGGGCAAG ACTGTTGA